One segment of Paenibacillus rhizovicinus DNA contains the following:
- a CDS encoding ABC transporter ATP-binding protein — protein MISLQDITFRRGDRQILNGVNLQMNTGEHWVILGRNGCGKTTLLEMMNGYEFPTSGTVDVLGNRYGECDVREVRKEIGYISQSILEKLTLRDPVWEVVATGEYAFLRFYQEIDEAVRLKALSFLEEVGLLHVAEQSLGSLSQGERKKVMLARALMLNPKLLIMDEPCAGLDLYEREKLLIDLGRLSERDMMVVYVTHHMEEIIPLFTHVALVQNGEIVAAGPKKEVLSAEWLSTAYDWPVEVHWADDRPWIRALSGGRT, from the coding sequence ATGATTTCATTGCAAGACATTACGTTCCGCCGCGGGGACAGGCAAATCCTTAATGGCGTTAATTTACAGATGAACACAGGCGAGCATTGGGTCATTCTCGGACGTAACGGCTGCGGCAAGACGACATTGCTCGAAATGATGAACGGCTACGAGTTTCCGACGTCCGGCACGGTCGATGTGCTTGGTAACCGCTACGGCGAATGCGACGTGCGCGAAGTACGCAAAGAAATCGGCTATATCAGCCAATCCATCCTGGAGAAGCTGACGCTGCGCGACCCGGTCTGGGAAGTCGTGGCGACGGGGGAATACGCGTTTCTCCGGTTCTATCAGGAGATTGACGAAGCGGTGCGCTTGAAGGCATTGTCCTTTCTGGAAGAAGTGGGATTGCTGCATGTGGCCGAACAGTCGCTGGGATCGTTGTCGCAAGGCGAACGGAAGAAAGTGATGCTCGCCCGCGCGCTGATGCTGAATCCGAAGCTGTTGATCATGGACGAGCCGTGTGCCGGTCTTGATCTCTACGAGCGCGAGAAACTGCTGATTGACCTTGGCCGCCTTAGCGAGCGCGACATGATGGTCGTTTACGTGACGCATCATATGGAAGAAATCATTCCGCTGTTTACGCATGTCGCCTTGGTGCAGAACGGCGAAATCGTAGCGGCAGGACCGAAAAAAGAAGTATTAAGCGCCGAATGGCTGAGCACCGCATACGATTGGCCCGTGGAAGTTCATTGGGCAGACGACCGCCCGTGGATCCGGGCATTATCAGGAGGAAGAACATAA
- a CDS encoding SAM-dependent methyltransferase, with amino-acid sequence MTEWIGTANHGFASLAMEELRRMIQGIKFTQLIAGEVFRIEVPLSREDMLELMQRNEPIFLRHIQPIERILPIHGGADDLQELSDLVRNARKRCEDGLTAIHIRRVEGTLFPYSAADTKAVLDAVIMELGGETAMQSPDRILSIFAGHNELYVGWGTPAEQLSDWPGGAVRFQREEGQISRAKFKLLEAERAFKLYLETFREALDIGAAPGGWTQLLLERGLRVTSVDPANLHPKLAAYPRLTVLKKNASDVRFPPNTFDLLVCDMSWSPMQMAKLVLEKTEALQDGAAAIITVKLMHKKPLQTIRDVVAKLESHFELIKAKQLFHNRDEITLYLKYKKA; translated from the coding sequence GTGACTGAATGGATTGGAACCGCGAATCACGGCTTTGCCTCGCTTGCGATGGAAGAACTTCGCAGAATGATTCAGGGGATTAAATTTACGCAGCTTATCGCAGGCGAGGTATTTCGCATCGAGGTTCCGTTAAGCCGAGAGGACATGCTCGAACTGATGCAGCGCAATGAGCCGATCTTTCTGCGGCATATACAGCCGATCGAACGGATTTTGCCGATTCATGGCGGGGCCGACGATCTGCAGGAGTTGTCCGATCTTGTTCGAAACGCGCGAAAGCGCTGCGAGGACGGCCTGACCGCTATCCATATCAGACGCGTCGAGGGAACGCTCTTCCCGTATTCCGCCGCAGATACGAAAGCGGTGTTGGATGCCGTCATCATGGAATTGGGCGGGGAAACGGCCATGCAGTCTCCGGATCGGATCCTGTCCATCTTCGCAGGACACAATGAATTGTATGTCGGCTGGGGAACGCCGGCCGAGCAATTGTCGGACTGGCCGGGCGGCGCCGTTCGTTTCCAGCGCGAGGAAGGCCAAATTTCGCGTGCGAAATTCAAGCTGCTGGAAGCGGAACGAGCATTCAAGCTCTATCTGGAGACGTTCCGGGAGGCGCTGGATATCGGGGCTGCCCCGGGCGGTTGGACGCAACTGCTCCTGGAACGCGGTCTGCGCGTGACTTCCGTCGATCCCGCCAATCTGCATCCGAAGCTAGCGGCTTATCCGCGTTTAACGGTATTAAAGAAGAACGCTTCGGACGTTCGATTCCCGCCGAATACGTTCGATCTGCTCGTGTGCGACATGAGCTGGAGCCCGATGCAAATGGCCAAGCTGGTGCTCGAGAAAACCGAGGCGCTGCAGGATGGAGCCGCGGCGATCATAACCGTCAAGCTGATGCATAAGAAGCCGCTGCAGACGATTCGTGACGTGGTCGCGAAGCTGGAGTCGCACTTCGAGCTGATCAAAGCGAAACAATTGTTTCACAACCGCGATGAAATTACGCTATACTTGAAATACAAGAAAGCATAG